In Flavobacterium lacustre, a genomic segment contains:
- a CDS encoding GH92 family glycosyl hydrolase → MKKIFINSIAFLFAFNCATAQEGIIDNVHNPIDWVNPLIGSDSDSNLSNGNTYPAIAMPWAMNFWTPQTGKMGDGWAYTYSAKKIKGFKQTHQPSPWMNDYGQFSIMPVTGKLRFKEDERESWFSHKSEIVTPYYYSVYLADHDVTTEIAPTERAARFRFTFPETNDAYVVIDAFDKGSYVKIIPNENKIIGYTTRNSGGVPQNFKNYFVIVFDKDFTVTKTFDGANLKEVLETQGNHAGAVIGFKTSKGEKVNAKVASSFISYEQAERNLNEIGRDNFDEIMAKGKNVWNTELSRIKVGGGTADQIGTFYSSLYRSLLFPRKFYEFDAKGKAVHYSPYNGKVLPGYMFTDTGFWDTFRALYPFLNLMYPELNKEMQDGLTNAYNESGWLPEWASPGLRDIMVGNNSASIVAEAYLKSEDKKSPNIENLYKALIHGANNEGPLRAVGRLGVDYYNKIGYVPYDAGINENAARTLEYAYDDFAIYKLGVALNKPKSETDIYKKRSLNYKNLFDPQNNLMRGKNKDGKFQEPFSPFKWGDAFTEGNSWHYSWSVFHDMQGLINLMGGKENFVGQLDKVFSLAPVFDESYYGGVIHEIREMQIANMGQYAHGNQPIQHMTYLYNYAGEPWKTQYWVRETMNRMYHATPDGYCGDEDNGQTSAWYVFSAIGFYPVTPASDQYVIGTPLFKNVTIKLQNGKEISINAPKNNAENKYIKSMKFNGKVNTNNWLSHSELLKGATIDFEMSNTANKNRGTVTKDFPYSLSNEK, encoded by the coding sequence ATGAAAAAAATCTTTATTAATTCAATCGCCTTTTTATTTGCCTTTAATTGTGCAACAGCCCAGGAAGGCATTATTGACAATGTTCATAACCCAATTGATTGGGTAAATCCTTTAATTGGGTCAGACTCTGATAGTAATCTTTCAAACGGAAATACTTATCCGGCCATCGCAATGCCATGGGCAATGAATTTCTGGACACCTCAAACTGGTAAAATGGGTGATGGTTGGGCATATACTTACAGCGCAAAAAAAATAAAAGGTTTCAAACAGACACATCAACCATCTCCTTGGATGAATGATTACGGACAGTTTTCTATCATGCCTGTTACTGGAAAACTAAGGTTTAAAGAAGATGAAAGAGAAAGTTGGTTTTCACATAAATCTGAAATTGTAACACCATATTATTACAGTGTTTACCTTGCAGATCATGATGTAACAACAGAAATTGCGCCAACAGAAAGAGCAGCAAGATTTAGATTTACTTTTCCTGAAACAAATGACGCGTATGTGGTAATTGATGCTTTTGATAAAGGTTCTTACGTGAAGATAATTCCAAATGAAAACAAAATCATTGGTTATACAACTAGAAATAGTGGAGGAGTTCCACAAAACTTCAAAAATTATTTTGTTATTGTTTTTGATAAAGATTTTACTGTTACGAAAACTTTTGATGGAGCTAATTTGAAAGAAGTTTTAGAAACTCAAGGAAACCATGCTGGTGCTGTGATTGGATTTAAAACTTCAAAAGGAGAGAAAGTAAATGCAAAAGTTGCTTCGTCATTTATCAGTTATGAGCAAGCTGAAAGAAACCTTAATGAAATAGGGAGAGATAATTTTGACGAGATTATGGCAAAAGGAAAAAATGTTTGGAATACTGAATTAAGTAGAATAAAAGTGGGCGGCGGAACAGCAGACCAGATTGGTACTTTCTATTCTAGTTTGTATCGCTCACTTCTTTTTCCTAGAAAATTTTATGAATTTGATGCTAAAGGAAAAGCAGTTCACTACAGTCCTTACAATGGTAAAGTTTTACCTGGATATATGTTTACAGATACTGGTTTCTGGGACACATTTAGAGCTTTGTATCCTTTCTTAAATTTAATGTATCCTGAATTAAACAAGGAAATGCAAGATGGATTGACAAATGCCTACAACGAAAGCGGATGGTTACCTGAGTGGGCAAGTCCAGGTTTGAGAGATATTATGGTTGGAAATAATTCGGCATCAATTGTTGCTGAAGCGTACTTAAAAAGTGAAGATAAAAAGAGTCCAAACATCGAAAACTTATACAAAGCTTTGATTCACGGAGCAAATAACGAAGGACCATTAAGAGCTGTTGGTCGTCTTGGAGTTGATTATTATAATAAAATAGGCTATGTTCCTTATGATGCTGGAATCAACGAAAATGCTGCTAGAACACTTGAATATGCTTATGATGATTTTGCGATTTATAAATTAGGAGTAGCCTTAAACAAACCAAAATCAGAAACTGACATTTACAAAAAACGTAGTTTAAATTACAAAAATCTTTTTGATCCTCAGAATAATTTAATGAGAGGAAAGAATAAAGATGGAAAGTTTCAGGAGCCTTTTAGTCCTTTTAAATGGGGAGATGCGTTTACAGAGGGAAATAGCTGGCATTACTCATGGTCTGTTTTTCATGACATGCAAGGTTTAATCAATTTAATGGGAGGAAAAGAAAATTTTGTAGGTCAGTTAGATAAAGTGTTTTCTTTGGCGCCAGTTTTTGACGAGAGTTATTATGGAGGTGTGATTCACGAAATTAGAGAAATGCAAATTGCAAACATGGGTCAATATGCACACGGAAATCAGCCAATTCAGCATATGACTTATCTTTATAATTATGCTGGAGAACCTTGGAAAACTCAGTATTGGGTTAGAGAAACGATGAACAGAATGTATCACGCTACTCCTGACGGATATTGTGGAGACGAGGATAACGGACAAACTTCGGCTTGGTATGTTTTCTCTGCGATTGGTTTTTATCCTGTTACACCAGCAAGTGATCAGTATGTTATAGGAACTCCATTGTTTAAGAATGTTACAATAAAATTACAAAACGGAAAAGAAATTTCGATTAATGCGCCTAAAAATAACGCTGAAAATAAATACATTAAAAGTATGAAATTCAATGGAAAAGTGAATACCAATAACTGGTTAAGCCATTCAGAATTATTAAAAGGAGCTACAATTGATTTTGAAATGAGTAATACAGCGAATAAAAATCGAGGAACAGTCACAAAAGATTTTCCATATTCACTTTCAAACGAAAAATAA
- a CDS encoding GntR family transcriptional regulator, whose amino-acid sequence MKIILDHKSHIPLHFQIEEQLREAIKNENFQNGEKLPNEMDLSKQLGISRNTLRQSINKLVYEGLLVRKKGVGTYVQKLGITSRASNWLSFSQEMKAMGISAKDYELKISWVHPDEKLCIYFDIQPNTKLIRLERLRGSDKYPFVVFISYFNPRIGLTGEEDFSRPLYEILENDYNSIAKLSKEEISAISAPQDLADKLKLKKGDPLLKRKRFVYDPGNRPLEWNEGYYKADSFTYSLEFER is encoded by the coding sequence ATGAAAATTATCTTAGACCATAAAAGCCACATCCCTTTACATTTCCAGATAGAAGAGCAACTAAGAGAAGCAATAAAAAATGAAAATTTTCAAAATGGAGAGAAATTACCAAATGAAATGGACCTTTCAAAACAACTAGGAATATCCAGAAACACCTTACGACAATCTATCAACAAGCTTGTTTACGAGGGTTTGCTAGTGCGTAAAAAAGGAGTTGGCACGTATGTACAAAAATTAGGAATCACTTCTAGAGCATCTAACTGGCTCAGCTTTTCACAAGAAATGAAAGCAATGGGAATAAGTGCAAAAGATTATGAGCTCAAGATAAGCTGGGTTCATCCTGACGAAAAACTTTGTATTTATTTTGATATTCAACCAAACACTAAACTTATCCGGTTGGAACGATTAAGAGGGAGTGATAAGTACCCTTTTGTTGTTTTTATTTCCTATTTCAATCCAAGAATAGGATTAACAGGAGAAGAAGATTTTTCGCGTCCTTTATATGAAATACTTGAAAACGATTACAATTCGATAGCTAAATTATCTAAAGAAGAAATAAGTGCTATTAGTGCTCCGCAAGATTTAGCCGATAAACTAAAACTGAAAAAAGGAGATCCTTTATTAAAACGCAAACGATTTGTTTACGACCCAGGAAACAGACCTCTGGAATGGAATGAAGGCTACTACAAAGCAGATAGTTTTACATATTCACTTGAATTCGAAAGATAA
- a CDS encoding ROK family protein: protein MSSFFLGIDIGGSHFSGAIFSTSKGCIVEDSYCSIAVQSNIRASEFITHLDVLIKEILFASRLTVHDLEGIGIAVPGPFNYDKGVSHIYGVHKWDTLFGFNIAVEIKKIIKTCPVYFINDAESFALGEYNVGAAVGSAKSILLTFGSGFGSTFLDKDVVQIIKSDNVPENGYLYNIPFKEGIADDYFSTRWFVKTWGELGREKVTSANEIALLAAENDTDALRIFDAFADNFIEFITPWVHLYKPHNLILGGGIARGNQFFISKIQSFFSKINNTKISICHLWDKAAIVGAAMHAKNNSHKNNMLDESFNWRKTEQFLAPARKDVVNSAYEAYPSFSIGNGKIHYGAKALAQWVSGHKNVVIDGYDGVFWDTVVESLDAELSKLGLKTCWFHADAAMKTEEELEQMLVSNLGGDNPLFGKITEKDLIDWFDTKKLNNIKPDKTVDVNIVIGSGAALVGWDAPLIYFDLPKNEIQFRARAGKATNLGVKNVIDNRRTYKRFFFIDWVVLNKHKSNVLSSIDIIVDEQRPDEYLFMNGEDLRAGLTAMATNAFRPRPWFEPGAWGGSWMKEHMEGLNTDVSNLAWSFELMVLENGLLFESDGYLLEVSFDFIMFNNYKDVLGDCAETFKYDFPIRFDFLDTFDGGNLSIQCHPSPDYIKEHFGMPFTQDETYYIMDCKEDPVVYLGFQEGIDESEFHNALIESQQQVKELDVVKYIQKFEAKKHNLYLIPHGTIHASGSNNLVLEVSSAPYIFTFKMYDWLRLDLDGKPRPINIEHGMKNVNFNRKGASVATELISQPYVITQNDDYTLEHMPTHADHFYDVHRYSLINKVHIKTNYKCHVWMLVEGQSIELVTENGLTQIFNYAETFVIPASAKSYTITNKSKNSDALLVKSFIK, encoded by the coding sequence ATGTCCTCATTTTTTTTAGGAATTGATATAGGTGGCTCACATTTTTCAGGAGCAATTTTCAGTACTTCTAAAGGTTGTATTGTTGAAGATTCTTATTGCAGTATTGCTGTTCAATCAAACATTAGAGCAAGTGAATTCATTACTCATCTGGATGTTTTAATCAAGGAAATATTGTTTGCTTCTAGGTTAACTGTGCATGATCTTGAAGGTATTGGTATTGCAGTACCTGGTCCTTTTAATTACGATAAAGGAGTATCTCATATTTATGGTGTTCATAAATGGGATACTCTATTTGGATTTAACATAGCGGTCGAGATTAAAAAAATAATAAAAACTTGTCCTGTTTATTTTATAAATGATGCTGAAAGTTTTGCTCTTGGAGAGTATAATGTAGGGGCAGCCGTGGGTAGTGCAAAATCCATCCTTTTAACTTTTGGTTCTGGTTTTGGCAGTACATTTTTAGATAAAGATGTTGTGCAAATTATAAAATCTGACAATGTACCTGAAAACGGTTATTTGTATAATATTCCTTTTAAAGAAGGAATAGCCGATGATTATTTTTCTACTCGTTGGTTTGTCAAAACATGGGGAGAACTCGGTAGAGAAAAAGTTACAAGTGCTAATGAAATAGCGCTTTTAGCAGCAGAAAATGATACTGACGCTTTGCGAATATTCGATGCTTTTGCTGATAATTTTATTGAGTTTATAACTCCATGGGTGCATTTATATAAACCCCACAATTTGATATTAGGAGGGGGTATCGCAAGAGGAAATCAATTTTTTATATCTAAAATTCAGTCCTTTTTTTCAAAAATAAATAATACAAAAATTAGTATTTGTCACTTATGGGATAAAGCTGCTATAGTTGGTGCTGCAATGCATGCGAAAAATAATTCACACAAAAATAATATGTTAGATGAGAGTTTTAATTGGCGCAAAACAGAGCAATTTTTAGCTCCTGCAAGGAAAGATGTAGTTAATAGTGCTTATGAGGCTTATCCATCATTTTCAATTGGAAATGGTAAAATACATTATGGAGCAAAAGCACTTGCTCAATGGGTTTCTGGACACAAAAATGTTGTTATTGATGGTTATGACGGTGTGTTTTGGGATACGGTTGTGGAGAGTTTGGATGCTGAGTTATCTAAGTTGGGACTGAAAACTTGTTGGTTTCATGCAGATGCAGCCATGAAAACAGAAGAAGAATTAGAACAGATGTTAGTGTCTAACCTAGGTGGCGATAATCCATTGTTTGGGAAAATTACAGAAAAAGACCTTATTGATTGGTTTGATACTAAAAAACTGAACAACATTAAACCTGATAAAACGGTAGATGTAAATATAGTTATAGGTTCAGGTGCAGCACTTGTAGGATGGGATGCCCCTTTAATCTATTTTGATCTTCCTAAAAATGAAATTCAATTTAGGGCTAGAGCTGGTAAAGCAACTAATCTTGGAGTAAAGAATGTAATTGATAATAGACGTACTTATAAACGTTTCTTTTTTATTGATTGGGTCGTTCTTAATAAGCATAAAAGTAATGTATTGTCCTCCATTGATATTATTGTAGATGAACAAAGGCCTGATGAATACTTATTCATGAATGGAGAAGATTTGAGAGCAGGACTAACCGCTATGGCTACTAATGCTTTTAGGCCAAGACCTTGGTTTGAGCCCGGTGCTTGGGGAGGTAGCTGGATGAAAGAGCACATGGAAGGATTGAATACAGATGTAAGTAATCTAGCTTGGTCTTTTGAATTAATGGTGCTTGAAAATGGATTGCTCTTTGAAAGCGATGGCTATTTACTTGAAGTTTCCTTTGATTTTATAATGTTTAATAATTACAAAGATGTTTTGGGAGACTGTGCCGAAACGTTTAAGTATGATTTTCCGATACGATTTGACTTTTTAGACACTTTTGACGGAGGAAATCTTTCGATTCAGTGCCATCCAAGTCCTGATTATATAAAAGAGCATTTTGGTATGCCTTTTACACAAGATGAAACTTATTATATAATGGATTGTAAGGAAGATCCTGTAGTTTATTTAGGATTTCAAGAAGGTATTGATGAGTCCGAATTTCATAACGCTCTTATAGAAAGTCAACAACAGGTTAAAGAGTTAGATGTTGTTAAATATATTCAGAAATTTGAAGCAAAAAAGCATAATTTATACCTCATTCCTCATGGTACGATTCACGCATCAGGAAGTAATAATTTAGTCCTAGAAGTAAGTAGTGCTCCTTACATTTTTACCTTTAAAATGTATGATTGGCTTAGATTAGATCTTGACGGAAAACCAAGACCAATTAATATTGAGCACGGTATGAAAAATGTGAATTTTAATAGAAAAGGAGCGTCTGTAGCTACTGAATTAATTTCGCAACCTTATGTAATTACTCAAAATGATGATTATACATTAGAGCATATGCCTACACATGCTGATCATTTTTATGATGTACATCGTTACAGTCTTATAAATAAAGTACATATTAAAACAAATTATAAATGTCATGTCTGGATGCTTGTAGAAGGGCAGTCTATAGAATTAGTTACTGAGAATGGTCTTACACAGATTTTTAATTATGCTGAAACCTTTGTAATACCTGCATCTGCAAAAAGTTATACCATAACAAACAAAAGTAAAAACAGTGATGCACTATTAGTGAAATCATTTATTAAGTAA
- a CDS encoding SusC/RagA family TonB-linked outer membrane protein, translating into MKQHQVIGFTSPILMSARLKLFIFILFLFSIFHAEAQIKVSGIVTDSKTSEAIAGATVAVKGTLKATITDANGTYSLDTPSNAIVIVSYIGYQNVEKVVNKSTIVNFSLIEQIDALKEVIVVGYGTQKRSNITSSISKVGSEVFENKPVTSASQALQGTVPGLVIQQGSSEPGRGTNINIRGIGTFQSGTYPLVLIDGLAGSIDNINPNDIESVSVLKDASSAAVYGSRAANGVILITTKMGNSGKTRVSYNYMFGSQQPTNMPKYAKAWEYAELRNEALVNSGLPAKYTPDQINQFRELGKGTIWLDEIYRNNAPQSSHNLSVEGGTGKTSYLISVGQIDQRSLFEGNDAYGMKRNNVRLNINSKLSDKLTVTATGSYTGSNTKEHAYWSEWLIEQATRLPVIYPIKDENGNFTLLSGSNSNALARLTKGGMRTYTNDGFAGVLSAEWSIIKDLKLKGLFGANLADNNSHEFRKSIDYAPYAGGGDNESSVMDGFDRTALLNSTLTLNYNKRIGENHSFSVLLGISEESSKRRWFQARKIGIPGNEFGVLGNGEITDEGSTFGNGEEWNIQSYFGRLNYSYKDRYLFESNIRKDGSSRFASSKRWGLFPSFSGAWRISKEDFMESTRDYISNLKVRASWGQVGNQDIGLYRYLRTVNISTQAYSFNDNIANGAYFSEANQDLTWETSDMFDVGIDAGFFNNKLSVTLDLYNKTSKEVLVNSLPVPGIFGSGSPTQNIGAVTNKGWEFSTTYLFKTGKIDHSVTANLSDNINEVSDDGGRALISGFDVVTILKKGYAINSYYALKSDGIYQNATEVANGPKQMFNAAGAKPGDLRYVDKNGDGVINEEDRFILGNQFPRYTYGLTYTANWKGLDLNVFIQGVGKRSTWIRGEAVEAFHNSNEGPVMDFHIDRWTTANPDAEYPRLTIGTESANNAAKSDFWIQDASYLRLKNVQLGYTIPSRFTEKIGVNKFRAYVTGQNLLTLTKLKAGYDPEINSGAATSGRIYPVTKVLAFGLNVNF; encoded by the coding sequence ATGAAACAACACCAAGTTATTGGTTTTACATCACCTATTTTGATGTCTGCCAGATTAAAATTATTTATTTTTATTTTATTTCTATTCAGCATCTTTCATGCTGAAGCACAAATTAAAGTTTCAGGTATTGTTACCGATAGTAAAACATCTGAGGCTATTGCTGGAGCAACAGTAGCTGTAAAGGGAACTTTAAAAGCTACTATTACTGATGCAAATGGAACTTATAGTTTAGACACGCCTTCAAACGCAATCGTTATAGTTTCCTATATTGGTTATCAAAATGTAGAAAAAGTAGTCAATAAAAGTACTATTGTTAACTTTTCATTGATTGAACAGATTGATGCTTTGAAAGAAGTTATTGTAGTTGGGTATGGTACTCAAAAACGATCTAATATAACTTCTTCTATCAGTAAAGTCGGGTCTGAAGTGTTTGAAAATAAACCTGTTACAAGCGCCTCGCAGGCGTTGCAAGGAACTGTGCCTGGATTAGTTATACAACAAGGTTCCAGCGAGCCTGGTCGTGGTACAAACATTAACATTCGTGGTATAGGAACATTTCAGTCCGGAACCTATCCGTTGGTGTTAATAGATGGTTTGGCAGGTAGTATTGATAATATAAATCCCAATGATATCGAAAGCGTATCGGTACTTAAAGATGCTTCTTCTGCTGCAGTCTATGGATCTAGAGCTGCTAATGGTGTTATCTTAATAACAACAAAAATGGGGAATTCAGGAAAAACCAGAGTGTCTTATAACTACATGTTTGGTTCTCAACAACCTACTAATATGCCTAAATATGCAAAAGCTTGGGAATATGCTGAATTAAGAAATGAGGCATTAGTTAATTCAGGATTGCCTGCAAAATATACACCCGATCAAATCAATCAATTCCGAGAATTGGGAAAAGGAACCATTTGGTTAGATGAAATTTATAGAAACAATGCTCCTCAATCATCACATAATCTCTCAGTAGAAGGGGGTACCGGTAAAACCTCTTATCTTATTTCTGTTGGTCAGATAGACCAGAGAAGTTTATTTGAAGGAAATGATGCTTATGGAATGAAAAGGAATAATGTAAGATTAAATATAAATTCTAAATTATCAGATAAATTAACTGTTACAGCTACTGGGTCTTATACAGGTTCTAATACAAAAGAGCATGCCTATTGGTCAGAATGGCTAATTGAACAAGCAACTAGGTTACCGGTTATTTATCCAATAAAAGATGAGAACGGTAATTTTACACTACTAAGTGGAAGTAATTCTAATGCATTAGCTAGATTGACAAAAGGAGGAATGAGAACCTATACGAATGATGGATTTGCCGGAGTTCTTAGTGCCGAATGGAGTATCATAAAAGACCTAAAACTTAAAGGTTTATTTGGTGCTAATTTGGCTGATAATAACTCTCATGAATTTAGAAAATCAATCGATTACGCTCCTTATGCCGGAGGTGGAGATAATGAAAGTTCTGTGATGGACGGTTTTGACAGGACGGCCTTACTGAATTCGACACTTACTTTAAATTATAACAAAAGAATAGGAGAAAATCATAGTTTCTCTGTGTTATTGGGAATCTCAGAAGAAAGTAGTAAAAGGAGATGGTTTCAAGCCAGAAAAATTGGAATACCAGGCAATGAGTTTGGCGTTTTAGGAAATGGAGAAATTACAGATGAGGGAAGTACATTCGGTAATGGAGAAGAATGGAATATTCAATCTTATTTTGGTAGATTAAACTACTCATATAAAGATCGTTATTTATTTGAATCTAATATTAGAAAGGACGGTTCTTCTCGTTTTGCAAGTAGTAAACGTTGGGGATTATTCCCATCATTTTCTGGAGCATGGCGTATTTCTAAAGAAGATTTTATGGAATCAACCCGTGATTATATCAGTAATTTGAAGGTACGTGCTTCATGGGGACAAGTAGGAAATCAAGATATTGGATTATATAGATATTTGCGAACAGTAAATATTAGTACTCAAGCTTATTCCTTCAATGACAATATAGCAAATGGAGCTTATTTTAGTGAAGCTAATCAAGATCTTACTTGGGAGACTAGTGATATGTTTGATGTAGGTATTGATGCTGGATTCTTCAACAATAAATTATCGGTTACTCTCGATTTGTATAACAAGACATCTAAAGAAGTACTTGTAAACAGTCTTCCTGTTCCGGGTATTTTTGGTAGTGGATCGCCTACTCAAAATATTGGAGCAGTAACGAATAAAGGATGGGAATTCTCTACTACCTATTTATTTAAAACAGGTAAGATTGACCATTCTGTAACCGCTAATCTTTCAGATAACATAAATGAGGTTTCAGATGATGGAGGAAGAGCTCTCATATCAGGTTTTGATGTAGTGACAATTCTAAAGAAAGGATATGCCATTAATTCCTATTATGCATTAAAAAGTGATGGTATTTATCAAAATGCTACTGAAGTTGCAAACGGTCCTAAACAAATGTTTAATGCTGCTGGTGCAAAACCGGGGGATCTTCGTTACGTAGATAAAAATGGTGATGGAGTAATTAATGAAGAGGATCGATTTATCTTGGGGAATCAATTTCCTCGATATACTTATGGGCTTACTTATACAGCAAATTGGAAAGGATTGGATTTGAATGTTTTTATACAAGGAGTTGGTAAACGAAGCACTTGGATAAGAGGTGAAGCAGTTGAAGCGTTTCATAATAGTAATGAAGGACCTGTAATGGATTTTCATATTGATCGATGGACAACTGCAAATCCTGATGCTGAATATCCTCGCTTAACTATAGGTACAGAATCTGCTAACAATGCAGCAAAATCTGATTTTTGGATACAAGATGCTTCTTATCTACGTTTGAAAAATGTACAATTGGGTTATACAATACCTTCAAGATTTACTGAAAAAATAGGTGTAAATAAATTTAGAGCTTACGTTACAGGGCAAAACTTGCTGACGCTTACTAAATTAAAAGCAG